Proteins co-encoded in one Deinococcus arcticus genomic window:
- a CDS encoding thiolase family protein yields the protein MRDAVIVSAVRTPVGRGVKGTLANTRPDDLAALVLNEAVKRAGVDAAVVEDVYLGCAIPEAEQGLNVARLAALRAGMPDSVGGVTVNRFCSSGLQTIAMAAAAIQTGQADVMLAGGVESMSMVPMSGHNPSPNLDLVDSRPGAYIGMGLTAENVAAKYGISREDQDAFALRSHQRAAAAQDAGKFDAEIVPVPVRVDRLKGTKMKSETVQFDKDELIRRDANLADMAKVRPAFKATGSVSAANSSPFSDGAAAVLIMSGEKAQELGVKPLAKFLGFAVAGVEPELMGIGPVKAVPKVLAQTGLTLADIDLIELNEAFAAQSLAVARELGLDEEKMNVNGGAIALGHPLGCSGAKLTTSAIYELGRRGGGKALITMCIGGGMGAAGIIEVYPAGEQSQAAD from the coding sequence ATGCGTGACGCTGTTATTGTTTCTGCTGTTCGTACCCCGGTTGGGCGCGGCGTGAAAGGCACGCTGGCCAATACCCGCCCCGACGATCTGGCCGCCCTGGTGCTCAACGAGGCCGTCAAGCGTGCCGGTGTGGACGCCGCCGTGGTGGAAGACGTCTACCTGGGCTGCGCCATCCCCGAAGCCGAGCAGGGCCTGAACGTGGCCCGGCTGGCCGCCCTGCGCGCCGGCATGCCTGACAGCGTGGGCGGCGTGACGGTCAACCGCTTCTGCTCCAGCGGCCTGCAGACCATCGCCATGGCGGCGGCGGCCATTCAGACCGGGCAGGCCGACGTGATGCTGGCGGGCGGCGTGGAATCCATGAGCATGGTGCCCATGAGCGGCCACAACCCCAGTCCCAACCTGGACCTCGTGGACAGCCGCCCCGGCGCCTACATCGGCATGGGCCTGACCGCCGAGAATGTGGCGGCCAAGTACGGCATTTCCCGCGAGGATCAGGATGCCTTTGCCCTGCGCAGCCACCAGCGCGCGGCGGCGGCCCAGGACGCCGGCAAGTTTGACGCCGAGATTGTGCCTGTGCCAGTGCGTGTGGACAGGTTGAAGGGCACCAAGATGAAGTCCGAGACGGTGCAGTTTGACAAGGACGAGCTGATTCGCCGCGACGCCAATCTGGCGGACATGGCCAAGGTGCGCCCGGCATTCAAGGCCACGGGCTCGGTCAGTGCGGCCAACTCCAGCCCCTTCAGTGACGGCGCGGCCGCCGTGCTGATCATGAGCGGCGAGAAGGCGCAGGAACTGGGCGTGAAGCCCCTGGCGAAGTTCCTGGGCTTTGCGGTGGCGGGCGTGGAGCCGGAACTGATGGGCATTGGCCCGGTCAAGGCGGTGCCCAAGGTGCTGGCCCAGACGGGCCTGACCCTGGCCGATATTGACCTGATCGAGCTGAACGAGGCGTTTGCCGCGCAGTCGCTGGCCGTGGCCCGTGAACTGGGGCTGGACGAGGAGAAGATGAACGTGAACGGCGGCGCCATCGCCCTGGGGCACCCGCTGGGCTGCAGCGGCGCCAAGCTCACCACCAGCGCCATCTATGAACTGGGGCGCCGGGGCGGCGGCAAGGCCCTGATCACCATGTGCATCGGCGGTGGCATGGGCGCGGCGGGCATTATCGAGGTCTACCCCGCCGGCGAGCAGAGTCAGGCCGCCGACTGA
- a CDS encoding EAL domain-containing protein, translated as MPRPVQAQPSPGATAALSLQATLQQAEALSFSDTAQAEALLRGALAQARALRDAASEGLALVILSSVYFYNSRYAEATQANEQARALARAHNLPLIEARALSGLGINARVQGEFGQAMEHYLEALRLTQLSGDQENQMRILINIGVLRMNIGEYDLALEAQQQASELALGLGHRVGHSIATVNTVVSYHHLGRYDEAVALAAEHLPVLHELKLRQNEAVMQAYVTHALVARGEPARAAELARQTIPMARDTGNREHLVNLQSGYGRALHQLGQLDAAHEQLRSALDTARAYDLKVQERTLLAYLGEVCAARGAWEDAYHYAQAEQSLNHELHQQDNERRAKVLGVQMQLELHKREAEAERRRNLELSEVNTALQQAQDHLAYRAAHDPLTGLANRAHFQAETERLLRQGGAHLGILFLDLDRFKQINDTLGHDAGDELLQQVGQRLTRQVRRGDLVARMGGDEFTLLLPGLRQAADAERVARKMLRALAAPFTVQGRELHVTASIGVAVSPQDGHDVTTLQKHADVAMYRAKQEGKNDVRTFSAPMAEEASERAELERDLREALGQQAFTLHYQPQVDLDTGTLRGFEALLRWQHPVQGAVPPAKFIPVAEESGLIVPLGTWVLREACRQAAAWQRRQPGVTVSVNVSPVQFNKQHFTATVREALDAAGLPARCLVLELTERTVLQDVAAATRQLERLRALGVRISLDDFGTGQSSLGLLRHIPIDDLKIDRSFLPQPGDTAPAQRKASALIATLITLGQALQLHVVGEGVETGEQRDLLAGLGCPAAQGYHLGRPMPAAQAEALLTPAQAPGDPARAAPAPVPPRPPTRE; from the coding sequence CGCCCTGTTCAGGCCCAGCCCTCCCCGGGGGCCACGGCCGCGCTGTCCCTCCAGGCCACGTTGCAGCAAGCCGAAGCGCTGAGCTTTTCCGATACCGCCCAGGCCGAGGCGCTGCTGCGCGGCGCCCTGGCCCAGGCGCGGGCGCTGCGCGACGCAGCCAGCGAGGGCCTGGCCCTGGTGATTCTGAGCAGCGTGTATTTTTACAATTCCCGCTACGCCGAGGCCACCCAGGCCAATGAACAGGCCCGGGCGCTGGCCCGCGCACACAACCTGCCGCTGATCGAGGCGCGCGCCCTGAGCGGCCTGGGCATCAATGCGCGGGTACAGGGCGAATTCGGGCAGGCCATGGAGCATTATCTGGAAGCCCTGCGGCTGACCCAGCTGAGCGGCGACCAGGAAAACCAGATGCGCATTCTGATCAACATCGGGGTGCTGCGCATGAACATCGGTGAGTACGACCTGGCCCTCGAAGCCCAGCAGCAGGCCAGCGAGCTGGCGCTGGGCCTGGGCCACCGGGTGGGCCACTCCATTGCCACGGTGAACACGGTCGTGAGTTACCACCACCTGGGCCGCTACGACGAGGCGGTGGCGCTGGCCGCCGAGCACCTGCCGGTGCTGCACGAACTGAAGCTGCGCCAGAACGAGGCCGTGATGCAGGCGTATGTCACGCACGCGCTGGTGGCGCGGGGCGAGCCGGCGCGCGCCGCCGAACTGGCCCGCCAGACCATTCCCATGGCCCGGGACACCGGCAACCGCGAGCATCTGGTGAATCTGCAGTCGGGCTATGGCCGGGCGCTGCACCAGCTGGGCCAGCTGGACGCCGCGCACGAGCAGCTGCGTTCGGCGCTGGACACGGCGCGCGCCTACGACCTGAAGGTGCAGGAGCGCACCCTGCTGGCCTACCTGGGCGAGGTCTGCGCCGCGCGCGGCGCGTGGGAAGACGCCTACCACTATGCCCAGGCCGAGCAGTCCCTGAACCACGAACTGCACCAGCAGGACAATGAGCGCCGGGCCAAGGTCCTGGGCGTGCAGATGCAGCTGGAACTGCACAAGCGCGAGGCCGAGGCCGAGCGGCGGCGCAACCTTGAACTGTCGGAGGTGAACACGGCGCTGCAGCAGGCGCAGGACCACCTGGCCTACCGCGCTGCCCACGATCCGCTGACGGGGCTGGCCAACCGCGCCCATTTTCAGGCCGAAACCGAGCGCCTGCTGCGCCAGGGCGGCGCACACCTGGGCATTCTGTTTCTGGATCTGGACCGTTTCAAGCAGATCAACGACACGCTGGGACATGACGCCGGCGACGAACTGCTGCAGCAGGTGGGCCAGCGCCTGACCCGGCAGGTGCGGCGCGGCGATCTGGTGGCGCGCATGGGCGGCGACGAGTTCACGCTGCTGCTGCCCGGACTGCGCCAGGCCGCCGATGCCGAGCGGGTGGCGCGCAAGATGCTGCGGGCCCTGGCGGCGCCCTTCACGGTGCAGGGGCGCGAGCTGCATGTAACGGCCTCGATTGGGGTGGCGGTCTCGCCGCAGGACGGCCACGACGTGACCACGCTGCAAAAGCACGCCGACGTGGCCATGTACCGCGCCAAGCAGGAGGGCAAGAACGACGTGCGCACGTTTTCAGCCCCCATGGCCGAGGAAGCCAGCGAACGCGCCGAGCTGGAACGCGACCTGCGCGAGGCCCTGGGCCAGCAGGCCTTCACGCTGCATTACCAGCCGCAGGTGGACCTGGACACCGGCACCCTGCGCGGCTTTGAAGCGCTGCTGCGCTGGCAGCACCCGGTGCAGGGCGCGGTGCCGCCGGCTAAATTCATTCCGGTGGCCGAGGAAAGCGGCCTGATTGTGCCGCTGGGCACCTGGGTGCTGCGCGAGGCCTGCCGGCAGGCGGCGGCGTGGCAGCGGCGGCAGCCCGGCGTGACGGTCAGCGTGAATGTCAGCCCGGTGCAGTTCAACAAGCAGCACTTCACGGCCACCGTGCGCGAAGCCCTGGACGCGGCGGGGCTGCCCGCCCGCTGCCTGGTGCTGGAACTGACCGAGCGCACGGTGCTGCAGGATGTGGCAGCGGCCACGCGCCAGCTGGAGCGGCTGCGGGCACTGGGGGTGCGCATTTCCCTGGACGATTTCGGCACCGGCCAGAGCAGCCTGGGCCTGCTGCGCCACATTCCCATTGACGACCTGAAGATTGACCGCTCTTTCCTGCCGCAGCCCGGCGACACGGCGCCGGCGCAGCGCAAGGCCAGCGCCCTGATCGCCACACTGATCACCCTGGGGCAGGCCCTGCAGCTGCATGTGGTGGGCGAGGGCGTGGAAACCGGCGAGCAGCGCGACCTGCTGGCGGGCCTGGGCTGCCCGGCCGCCCAGGGCTATCACCTGGGCCGCCCCATGCCCGCCGCCCAGGCCGAGGCCCTGCTGACCCCAGCCCAGGCCCCCGGGGACCCCGCGCGGGCCGCCCCAGCCCCAGTCCCGCCGCGCCCGCCTACCCGGGAGTGA
- a CDS encoding Ig-like domain-containing protein has product MKRSLRLALPLITCSALLTACPGNGDGGVTPPPLTDTTAPTVALSASQSGRVVTLSATAQDNVGVTRVDFYSGDLLITSDTSAPYSVGLNLTTQSGVQNYTAKAYDAAGNVGVGGAQLTLAPAPAPATLYQGVWGWGLVDASDRVVDEGAVIFDEEGTFGSQKAALGAYMNDAQTRLGYSVMGEIQRVGSLDVAFSANTNVNDSSFYFIGVDTDSRMGSYQGMAIFEGGGAIFDAQGNAQEVAVVLFQVSTTVPASAQAQEALKAQARAQVAKLAAQRPAGLVPLKTSSAVLRDAARAFLK; this is encoded by the coding sequence GTGAAACGTTCGCTTCGTCTGGCTCTGCCGCTGATTACCTGCTCTGCCCTGCTGACCGCCTGCCCTGGCAACGGCGACGGCGGCGTGACGCCCCCGCCCCTGACCGACACCACCGCGCCCACCGTGGCCCTGAGCGCCAGCCAGAGCGGCCGAGTCGTTACCCTGAGCGCCACCGCGCAGGACAACGTGGGGGTCACCCGGGTGGACTTCTACAGCGGCGACCTGCTCATCACCAGTGACACCAGCGCGCCGTACAGCGTGGGGCTGAACCTCACCACCCAGAGCGGCGTGCAGAACTACACGGCCAAGGCCTACGACGCGGCAGGCAACGTGGGTGTGGGCGGCGCTCAGCTGACACTGGCACCGGCGCCCGCGCCGGCCACCCTGTACCAGGGCGTGTGGGGCTGGGGTTTGGTGGACGCCAGCGACAGGGTGGTGGACGAAGGCGCCGTGATCTTTGATGAAGAGGGCACGTTCGGGAGCCAGAAGGCCGCCCTTGGCGCCTACATGAATGACGCCCAGACTCGCCTGGGCTATAGCGTGATGGGTGAGATTCAGCGGGTGGGCAGCCTGGACGTTGCGTTTAGCGCCAACACGAATGTGAACGATTCCAGCTTCTATTTCATCGGGGTGGACACCGACAGCCGCATGGGCAGCTACCAGGGCATGGCAATCTTCGAGGGCGGCGGCGCCATTTTTGACGCGCAGGGGAACGCGCAGGAAGTGGCCGTGGTTCTGTTTCAGGTCTCCACCACCGTGCCTGCCAGCGCGCAGGCCCAGGAGGCACTGAAGGCCCAGGCGCGCGCCCAGGTGGCGAAACTGGCGGCCCAGCGCCCGGCAGGCCTGGTCCCCCTGAAAACCAGCTCCGCTGTCCTGCGCGACGCGGCCAGGGCCTTCCTGAAGTAA
- a CDS encoding cation:proton antiporter has translation MSNIIRFLACTLLVSGSARAAGSEGSAELLFSLFWVVLAATLCGALAGRLGIPAVVGQVGAGLLIGPGLLNLVQPGEVLRSLAELGAVFLLFMVGLETRFRDLLAVGKEALAVALLGIALPLGLGLAFGLWQNQGLLTALFLGTALVATSVGITAKVLQELGLLDARFAQIILGAAIIDDILGLTLLAVVGGLGAGEDVGPGKVALILGLSLGFVALVLTLGLPLIRRFESRLRGLSLARMFNVAVVVGLGVAALSTVAGLAPIIGAFLAGMVLAEVKDELEFESKVHALEAFLAPIFFVVVGLQVDLSVLGSAAVLVSGGVLTLLAVAGKLLGGVLGARSLGPGAWLVGVGMVPRGEVGLIVASLGLAAGIITGPVYAQVLLMVLLTTVLAPLVLRVLARRLPAA, from the coding sequence ATGTCCAACATCATTCGTTTTTTAGCCTGTACCCTGCTGGTGTCTGGCTCGGCGCGGGCGGCGGGTTCGGAAGGCAGCGCCGAGCTGCTGTTCAGCCTGTTCTGGGTGGTGCTGGCGGCCACCCTGTGTGGGGCGCTGGCCGGGCGCCTGGGTATTCCGGCGGTGGTGGGGCAGGTGGGCGCGGGGCTGCTGATTGGGCCGGGCCTGCTGAATCTGGTGCAGCCGGGTGAGGTGCTGCGCAGCCTGGCCGAACTGGGCGCGGTGTTTTTGCTGTTCATGGTGGGCCTGGAAACCCGCTTCCGTGACCTGCTGGCGGTGGGCAAAGAAGCCCTGGCCGTGGCGCTGCTGGGCATTGCCCTGCCGCTGGGCCTGGGACTGGCGTTTGGGCTGTGGCAGAACCAGGGGCTGCTCACGGCGCTGTTTCTCGGCACGGCCCTGGTGGCGACCTCGGTGGGCATTACGGCCAAGGTGCTGCAGGAACTGGGCCTGCTGGATGCCCGCTTTGCCCAGATCATCCTGGGCGCGGCGATTATTGACGACATTCTGGGCCTCACCCTGCTGGCGGTGGTGGGCGGCCTGGGCGCCGGGGAAGACGTGGGGCCCGGCAAGGTGGCCCTGATTCTGGGCCTCAGCCTGGGGTTCGTGGCGCTGGTGCTGACCCTGGGCCTGCCGCTGATTCGCCGCTTCGAGTCGCGCCTGCGTGGCCTGAGCCTGGCGCGCATGTTCAACGTGGCGGTGGTGGTGGGTCTGGGGGTGGCGGCCCTGAGCACTGTGGCGGGCCTGGCGCCCATCATCGGGGCCTTTCTGGCCGGCATGGTGCTGGCCGAGGTCAAGGACGAGCTGGAGTTTGAAAGCAAGGTGCATGCCCTGGAAGCCTTTCTGGCCCCCATCTTTTTCGTGGTGGTGGGGCTGCAGGTGGACCTGAGCGTGCTGGGCAGCGCCGCCGTGCTGGTTTCCGGGGGCGTGCTGACGCTTCTGGCGGTGGCCGGCAAGCTGCTGGGGGGCGTGCTGGGGGCGCGCAGCCTGGGCCCCGGGGCGTGGCTGGTGGGCGTGGGCATGGTGCCGCGCGGCGAGGTGGGCCTGATTGTGGCCAGCCTGGGGCTGGCGGCCGGGATCATTACGGGGCCGGTCTATGCCCAGGTGCTGCTGATGGTGCTGCTGACCACCGTGCTGGCGCCGCTGGTGCTGCGGGTGCTGGCGCGGCGGCTGCCGGCCGCGTAG
- a CDS encoding 23S rRNA (cytosine(2499)-C(5))-methyltransferase, with the protein MQGAPAPRSRLRLRVSPAAESHLRAGHPWVYESSLRAQNREGEAGELAVIYDRRDRFLAIGLYDPGSPLRVRVLHQGLPATLDDAWWAAHMDAALTRRAPLFGPDTDGYRVVNGESDGWPGLVVDRYAHTLVLKLYTAAWFVHLERVLGLLQARFAGFAVVLRLSRNIEALAVAAGLHDGQVLRGDVEEGTVVFHETGLAFEADVLRGQKTGFFLDQRENRRRVEGLARGRRVLNAFSFSGGFSLYAARGGAREVLSLDLSAHALASAERNFALNPALRTSHETVQADVFEWLAQTRRTFDLVILDPPSLARREQERAGATRAYGKLAADGLRRLERGGVLLSASCSAHVSAEEFWNAVRDAADRSGRPWRELRTTQHAPDHHASFPEAQYLKAIYLQLE; encoded by the coding sequence ATGCAAGGCGCCCCTGCCCCCCGTTCCCGCCTGCGCCTGCGGGTGTCACCGGCGGCCGAAAGCCACCTGCGCGCCGGGCACCCGTGGGTGTACGAGTCCAGCCTGCGCGCACAGAACAGAGAGGGCGAGGCGGGCGAGCTGGCCGTGATCTACGACCGCCGCGACCGCTTTCTGGCCATTGGCCTGTACGACCCGGGCAGTCCGCTGCGGGTGCGGGTGCTGCACCAGGGCCTGCCCGCCACCCTGGACGACGCGTGGTGGGCTGCCCACATGGACGCCGCTCTGACCCGCCGCGCGCCCCTGTTTGGCCCGGACACCGACGGCTACCGCGTCGTCAACGGTGAATCCGACGGCTGGCCGGGGCTGGTGGTGGACCGCTACGCGCACACGCTGGTGCTCAAGCTGTACACCGCCGCGTGGTTTGTTCACCTGGAACGGGTGCTGGGCCTGCTGCAGGCCCGGTTTGCGGGCTTCGCCGTGGTGCTGCGCCTGAGCCGCAACATTGAGGCGCTGGCCGTGGCCGCCGGCCTGCACGACGGGCAGGTGCTGCGCGGTGACGTGGAAGAGGGCACCGTCGTGTTCCACGAAACTGGGCTGGCCTTCGAGGCGGACGTGTTGCGCGGCCAGAAAACCGGCTTCTTTCTGGACCAGCGCGAGAACCGCCGCCGCGTGGAGGGTCTGGCCCGGGGGCGGCGGGTGCTGAACGCCTTTTCCTTCAGCGGGGGCTTTTCGCTGTATGCCGCGCGGGGCGGGGCGCGCGAGGTACTGAGCCTGGACCTCAGCGCGCACGCCCTGGCCAGCGCAGAGCGCAATTTTGCCCTGAATCCGGCGCTGCGTACCTCCCACGAAACCGTGCAGGCCGATGTCTTCGAGTGGCTGGCCCAGACCCGGCGCACCTTTGATCTGGTGATTCTGGACCCGCCCTCGCTGGCACGCCGGGAACAGGAGCGGGCCGGGGCCACCCGGGCCTACGGCAAGCTGGCCGCCGACGGCCTGCGGCGGCTGGAGCGCGGGGGCGTGCTGCTCAGTGCGTCGTGCTCGGCCCATGTGAGTGCCGAGGAATTCTGGAACGCGGTGCGGGACGCCGCCGATCGCAGTGGCCGCCCCTGGCGCGAGCTGCGCACCACGCAGCACGCCCCGGACCACCACGCCAGCTTTCCGGAAGCCCAGTACCTCAAGGCCATCTACCTGCAACTGGAGTGA